The Orrella daihaiensis genome contains the following window.
GGTCATTCGCTACGGCATGATGCGTGAGCAGGTGCTCGGTTTAGAAGTAGTTCTAGCCGATGGCACCATCGTCACGAGCTTAAACAAAATGCTCAAGAACAATGCGGGTTATGACGTCAAGCAATTGTTCATTGGATCCGAGGGTACGCTAGGCGTGATCACCCGTGCAGTGTTGCGCTTGCATGCGATGCCAACTGAGACCACCACGGTTTTATGTGCCCTGGCGCATCAAGATGCGATGGTCAGCTTTTTACGGCGAGTGCGCAGTATGGCTGGCCCGTCATTGTTAGCCTTTGAAGTCATGTGGCCCGATTTCTTTTCATTTATGACCGAGCGCGTTCCAGGTAATGTATCGCCATTTGAGCGATCTGACGTCATGGCTGTATTGCTCGAGGTTGCAACCGGTGATGCTGGCCTGGCAAATGATGTGTTAGAGGGTTTGCTTGAGAGTGCGCTTGACGCTGGCGAGCTGACTGATGCAGCGATTGCACAATCTGGCAAGCAGGCAGATGCTTTCTGGCGTATCAGAGATTCGGTGTCGGAGTTTCCGTTGCTTTTTGCGCCGTATGCAAGTTTTGATGTGAGTCTACCGATACAAAGTGTTTGTGAATTTGTCACAACGCTGAAGTCCCAATTGGCCAAAGATATGGCTTGTGCCCAATCATTGTTCTTTGGGCACATTGGTGACAGTAACCTGCATATCGTCGTGCACG
Protein-coding sequences here:
- a CDS encoding FAD-binding oxidoreductase, giving the protein MSDSFIHDLRQALGDDQLLVHEQIEPRYKTDWSKASVCEPVAVVRPRSTEAVSAALKVCHAHGHPVTVQGGMTGLVGASQANDGDVVMSLEFLNGVQEIDATASCMTVWAGTPLQLVQEAAQAAGLYFAVDLGARGSCQVGGNIATNAGGNRVIRYGMMREQVLGLEVVLADGTIVTSLNKMLKNNAGYDVKQLFIGSEGTLGVITRAVLRLHAMPTETTTVLCALAHQDAMVSFLRRVRSMAGPSLLAFEVMWPDFFSFMTERVPGNVSPFERSDVMAVLLEVATGDAGLANDVLEGLLESALDAGELTDAAIAQSGKQADAFWRIRDSVSEFPLLFAPYASFDVSLPIQSVCEFVTTLKSQLAKDMACAQSLFFGHIGDSNLHIVVHVPGPRQTFPKDAIDAAVYELVKQYHGSVSAEHGIGTRKKPWLGYSRSPAEIEVMKVIKKALDPGQILNRGRVIDF